In Aspergillus oryzae RIB40 DNA, chromosome 6, one genomic interval encodes:
- a CDS encoding GNAT family N-acetyltransferase (predicted protein) produces the protein MTTWKIEPCFVGDAAALARNNMAAFWEDPNWVILWPKDMTQEFIIEQSAKRQPRNLLRDREKVRHQKAVDPITGAVVGYARWILPPGHCIAEDGSPKWVEAQVPDVSEDEKKQYQELAESAWWSPREDMSLDDKNHVVMDRIRAEKPYIKLDYLAVHPESKGKGIGTALVASGIKYAEKVGVPIFTMAFKAGRGIYARLGFQEVDKVIQDDSMYGGPGEYAAYFMIYYVQRKV, from the exons ATGACAACTTGGAAAATTGAGCCCTGTTTCGTCGGTGATGCCGCCGCTCTGGCGCGAAACAACATGGCCGCCTTCTGGGAGGATCCGAACTGGGTTATCCTGTGGCCGAAAGACATGACACAGGAGTTTATCATCGAGCAATCCGCAAAGCGTCAGCCGCGCAATCTTCTGCGCGACCGCGAGAAAGTACGACATCAGAAGGCTGTAGACCCCATCACGGGTGCCGTGGTTGGTTATGCGCGCTGGATACTTCCGCCCGGGCACTGCATCGCAGAGGATGGCAGTCCGAAGTGGGTCGAGGCACAGGTACCGGATGTtagtgaagatgagaaaaagcAGTACCAAGAACTGGCTGAGTCCGCTTGGTGGAGTCCAAGAGAGGATATGAGTCTCGATGATAAGAACCACGTTGTTATGGACCGCATCCGAGCGGAGAAACCGTATATAA AGCTCGACTATCTGGCTGTTCACCCTGAGagcaagggaaagggaatcGGCACTGCGCTTGTTGCAAGCGGGATCAAGTATGCTGAAAAGGTCGGGGTGCCCATTTTTACCATGGCATTCAAAGCGGGGCGCGGAATTTACGCGAGACTTGGATTTCAGGAGGTCGATAAAGTTATTCAGGATGATTCGATGTATGGTGGGCCTGGTGAATATGCAGCGTACTTCATGATATACTATGTCCAAAGGAAAGTGTGA
- a CDS encoding uncharacterized protein (predicted protein), producing MFSRIALLPAFLPVALACLGYEGGVPTPTAHYSNSAVIEIAAGEVFDAGWAKYDRGSGACGGQTEGDWKDDVFYLHSGATLKNVIIGADQSEGVHCDGACTLEFVWFEDVCEDAISIVRPKSTTRLTSPLTIHPEKRQRRRRNLDHRRWSLSRRRQGRPAQRLRYCEPSASATCMSRVPLPVMVVRLLASTRALETLLLWSMSALMRIILVFCMTDVRVIGLLLGELQ from the exons ATGTTCTCTCGcattgctcttcttcccgCATTTCTCCCCGTGGCTTTGGCCTGTCTGGGCTACGAGGGAGGTGTTCCCACACCAACAGCCCATTACTCCAACAGTGCCGTGATTGAGATCGCAGCCGGCGAGGTCTTCGACGCCGGATGGGCCAAGTACGACCGCGGGTCTGGTGCCTGCGGTGGCCAAACAGAGGGAGACTGGAAAGATGACGTCTTTTACCTTCACTCCGGCGCTACTCTGAAGAATGTTATCATCGGTGCCGACCAATCCGAAGGTGTCCACTGCGATGGCGCTTGTACCCTTGAATTTGTCTGGTTCGAGGACGTCTGCGAAGACGCTATCAGCATCGTACGTCCCAAGTCCACCACACGCCTCACTTCCCCTCTAACAATACACCCAGAAAAAcgacaaagaaggagaagaaacctgGATCATCGGCGGTGGAGCCTATCACGCCGACGACAAGGTCGTCCAGCACAACGGCTGCGGTACTGTGAAC CCAGTGCAAGCGCAACGTGTATGTCGAGGGTACCACTGCCcgtgatggtggtgaggtTGTTGGCATCAACCAGAGCTTTGGAGACACTGCTACTCTGGTCAATGTCTGCACTGATGCGGATCATCCttgtgttttgtatgacggaTGTGAGGGTGATT GGTTTGTTGTTAGGAGAATTGCAATAG
- a CDS encoding uncharacterized protein (predicted protein), which translates to MKFSIAAVAGLLSAVSGASLPAAFTLVAEGGLTVLTDGEYLYYGGNGTDASKEIAIFHATPDTGAVSYTAKDQTPTGWQNLYVVEKDTAPVGLTRPHSAAVPEGASTIDFSVNEEGLFAHGGNAYFAVDGYGENPVKTVYWYGRHSSTYRAANLYVKECKGC; encoded by the exons ATGAAGTTCTccattgctgctgttgctggtcTCCTCAGCGCCGTTAGCGGTGCTTCTCTCCCAGCTGCCTTTACCCTCGTTGCTGAGGGTGGCCTCACCGTCTTGACCGACGGAG AGTACCTCTACTACGGCGGCAATGGCACCGACGCCAGCAAGGAGATTGCTATCT TCCACGCCACCCCCGACACCGGCGCTGTCTCCTACACTGCCAAAGACCAGACACCTACCGGCTGGCAGAACTTGTACGTCGTGGAGAAGGATACCGCTCCCGTCGGCCTCACTCGTCCTCACTCCGCTGCTGTCCCCGAGGGCGCTAGCACCATCGACTTCAGTGTCAACGAGGAGGGTCTCTTCGCTCATGGCGGTAACGCTTACTTCGCCGTTGATGGCTACGGTGAGAACCCCGTCAAGACTGTCTACTGGTACGGTCGCCACAGCTCCACTTACCGCGCTGCCAACCTCTATGTCAAGGAGTGCAAGGGCTGCTAA